ACGACTCGTTCAATATGATTGTCCCGAGTGATTCGCGCTACGCGGAGTACGCGTCTGCTCGGACGAACATGGCGGTGCCCCAAGCCCAGCTTTTGAACATACCCGGCACCGGCTTTGGTCTACATCCCTCGATGCCCGGCCTGCAGGGCCTTGCGGCTCAGAGCCGGGTGGCGATGGGCCTGAATGTGGGCGTCCTGCAAGCACCCACCAATCGAAGTGACTACGAGATGGGTCGGGCAATTCCCCCACAGCTATTTTCCCATGAGCATCAGCAGATCGTCTGGCAAAACGCGCGTCCAACGGCGCTGGCCACCAATGAGGGCTGGCTGGGGCGGGCGGCTGATCTGATGGAAACGGCTTATCCCCAGCAGTCGCTGCCGTTCAACGTTTCGCTGCAGGGAAGCAACACGCTGCAGGTGGGGCCGAGAAGCGTTGGCTACGCGGCAACGCCGACCGGGCCGGTAGCGCTGGACGTGGTGGAGGAAAACGAAGATCTGGCAGCGGTCCACGACCAGATTCTCAACCAGTCCTACAGCCATCCGCTGATGCAGGAGCATGTGGCGATTCGCCGACGCGCGCTGGACATCTACACGCGTTACGCCTCAGCCTTCAACCCACTGCCTGTGATCCAGACGCCGTTCGCCGAGGGAAACGAGCTGGCCTCGCAGCTGCAGGGGGTCGCGCGATTTATCGCAGTGAGCCAGCAGCTGGGTATCCAGCGTCAGGCGTTTTTTGTGGGCATTGGCGGCTTCGACACCCACAGCGGGCAGCTCAATGATCACCCAGGGCTCCTGGCAGCGTTGGACAGCGCGATTCAGTCTTTTTACAACGCAACCGTCGAGCTGGGGATGGCCGATAACGTCACCCTGCTGACCCTGTCAGAATTTGGTCGCACCCTTGGATCGAACGGGGACGGCACGGATCACGGCTGGGGTGGTCATCAGCTGGTGGTTGGTGGCGCGGTTAACGGCGGCATCTACGGTCAGGCGCCAACGCTCGTCATTGGCGGGCCCGACGATGCGGATGAGGGAAGACTCATACCGACGCTTGCGCTGGAGGAGTTTCTGGCGCCGGCCATGCGCTGGTACGGCGTCTCGGAGTCCGACCTGGACGTGGTATTCCCGAATCTGAATCGTTTTGATCAGCGAGATCTGGGTTACATGGCCGAGTAAACGAGGCTGTCTCCAGCCGGCTAAGGTAAGGCCCTTGAGCGGATTTAAGCTGGCACTTGTTGTGGTCTCGTTTGGGGCTCTCTCTAAGGATCGCAAAGACGCTGCTTCTCCTCTTCGACTAAACTCTGGGCATCGCAAATGTTTTAGGTCCGACGATGTACGAACGCCGCCTAGGTTTTCTGGACTGGATGAGAGACAACCTTAGGGCACCGTCAGAGGCGCTCGAGCATTCGAGGCTCACCATGTGGGCACATTATGGTCACTAGGCGGCCCATAATGTTTCAACGCTTGCGCGAGAAGCTAATCGACCAGGATTGGGTCGGCGTTTCTGTTGAGCTGCTGATCGTCGTAGTCGGTATTTTCCTGGGTCTCCAGGCGTCTGCATGGTATGAGGACAGGCGCGAGCTCGCGCTGAGTGATGAATACCTAGAGCGACTGAGAACGGAATTCACAGAAATAAAAGCGGAGATTGACGGAGCCATCGATACCCATCAGAAGATTATTGATGGGCTCCAGCGCCTGCAGGTTGTTTTGAATTCTGGCCCGATGTCTGACGCTGATATCGCAGCGATAGAGTTCGGACTCATGAACGTCTTGAATATGGATACGGGCGGAGGCGTCTCGGCAACTTATCAAGAAATACTGACCAGCGGGCAGCTCAGACTGATCAGCAATAAGCAACTGATCTCAGCGTTAGCCGAGTACCAGGAACATGTCGACAACGCCAAGCATTTCTTCGCAGACTTTCGGCGAATGCAGATGCAATATGAACGAGATTTCAACCGTCAACTGACCTTTGGAGAACCAGAGCGGTTCGAGCCTCGAGGGTTTCAGGTTCCG
The Pseudomonadota bacterium DNA segment above includes these coding regions:
- a CDS encoding DUF1501 domain-containing protein translates to MKQQSVNRRAFLRSLMAAGVSTAGAVGALSTLSRAHAASSLAVKGSPADYKALVTVFLYGGNDSFNMIVPSDSRYAEYASARTNMAVPQAQLLNIPGTGFGLHPSMPGLQGLAAQSRVAMGLNVGVLQAPTNRSDYEMGRAIPPQLFSHEHQQIVWQNARPTALATNEGWLGRAADLMETAYPQQSLPFNVSLQGSNTLQVGPRSVGYAATPTGPVALDVVEENEDLAAVHDQILNQSYSHPLMQEHVAIRRRALDIYTRYASAFNPLPVIQTPFAEGNELASQLQGVARFIAVSQQLGIQRQAFFVGIGGFDTHSGQLNDHPGLLAALDSAIQSFYNATVELGMADNVTLLTLSEFGRTLGSNGDGTDHGWGGHQLVVGGAVNGGIYGQAPTLVIGGPDDADEGRLIPTLALEEFLAPAMRWYGVSESDLDVVFPNLNRFDQRDLGYMAE